In one window of Gossypium hirsutum isolate 1008001.06 chromosome A01, Gossypium_hirsutum_v2.1, whole genome shotgun sequence DNA:
- the LOC121229321 gene encoding GRAS family protein RAD1: MEGFNGWLYESFNHDFAIRRFCSARVELEQGELGDAMNNDTEVFCPDDEISTPHLAASEVDDFVDSFINMDYDDDDGDGDGEGDDKNDRNSKKQQNFHHFQDKIEAFSIVNDDSLMMEGDELEMSSSCEDLGANEMVPSIEEASHGVDQGLHLVHLLLACAEAVGCRDIHLATSMLSQIGASATPLGDSLQRVSYCFATGLKSRLSLLQNVNGNGTIANCAIDVPMIAREEKMEAFQLLYQTTPYIAFGFLAANEAIFQAAQGKGSLHIIDLGMKHTLQWPSLIRALASRPEGPPTLRITALTSDEDLVELEASMKSLLEDASSLGIAMEFHMISEPVTPSLLTRDNLNLREGESLYINSVMHLHKYVKESRGSLKAILQAIKKLGPALLTMVEQDANHNGPFFLGRLLESLHYYSAIFDSLEASLPRHSPQRMKIERLHFAEEIRNIVAYEGTDRMERHERADQWRRQLGRAGFQVMGLKCLSQARMMLSVYGCDGYSLGSEKGCLLLGWKGRPLMLASAWQLHNVSSAY; the protein is encoded by the coding sequence ATGGAAGGGTTCAATGGTTGGTTGTATGAAAGCTTCAACCATGATTTCGCCATTCGAAGGTTTTGTTCGGCAAGAGTTGAGCTTGAACAAGGGGAGTTGGGCGATGCCATGAATAATGATACTGAGGTTTTTTGTCCTGATGATGAAATTAGCACCCCTCACTTAGCTGCTTCTGAGGTCGATGACTTTGTTGATAGTTTCATTAACATggattatgatgatgatgatggggaTGGAGATGGGGAGGGGGATGATAAAAACGATCGCAACTCCAAGAAGCAGCAAAATTTCCATCATTTTCAGGACAAAATCGAGGCATTTTCGATTGTCAATGATGATTCGCTGATGATGGAAGGAGATGAATTGGAGATGAGTAGCTCATGTGAAGATTTGGGAGCAAATGAAATGGTTCCTAGCATAGAGGAGGCCAGCCATGGGGTAGACCAAGGGCTTCACCTGGTGCACTTGTTGCTGGCATGTGCCGAGGCGGTAGGCTGCCGTGACATACACCTTGCGACCTCTATGCTCAGTCAAATTGGGGCTTCGGCTACTCCTTTGGGTGATTCACTGCAAAGGGTTTCCTATTGTTTTGCTACAGGATTGAAATCTAGACTGTCTCTTCTTCAAAATGTCAATGGAAACGGCACCATTGCAAATTGTGCCATTGATGTTCCAATGATAGCTAGGGAGGAGAAAATGGAGGCTTTTCAATTACTTTACCAGACTACTCCTTACATTGCATTTGGCTTCCTGGCTgcaaatgaggcaatatttcaaGCAGCACAAGGGAAAGGTTCCTTGCACATCATTGATCTAGGAATGAAACATACCCTTCAATGGCCTTCCTTGATAAGAGCGCTAGCATCAAGGCCTGAAGGTCCCCCAACTCTCCGAATTACAGCATTAACCAGTGATGAAGATCTAGTAGAGCTTGAAGCTAGCATGAAGTCCCTTCTCGAGGACGCCAGCTCACTAGGTATAGCAATGGAGTTCCACATGATATCAGAGCCAGTTACACCGTCTCTTCTGACCAGAGATAATCTCAACTTAAGAGAAGGGGAATCATTATATATCAACAGTGTTATGCACTTGCACAAATATGTGAAAGAGAGTAGAGGATCACTCAAAGCAATCCTCCAAGCCATCAAGAAACTAGGCCCAGCTTTGCTAACAATGGTGGAACAAGATGCAAACCACAATGGACCATTCTTTCTTGGGAGGTTACTTGAGTCCCTTCACTACTATTCAGCCATTTTTGATTCCCTTGAGGCAAGTCTACCTAGACATAGTCCTCAAAGGATGAAGATAGAGAGGCTTCACTTTGCGGAAGAAATTCGAAACATTGTAGCTTACGAAGGAACGGACAGAATGGAAAGGCATGAAAGAGCAGATCAATGGCGACGACAATTAGGCAGAGCTGGGTTTCAAGTGATGGGGTTGAAGTGCTTGAGTCAAGCAAGGATGATGCTTTCAGTCTATGGCTGTGACGGTTATTCATTGGGCAGTGAGAAAGGGTGCCTCCTCCTCGGGTGGAAAGGCAGGCCCTTGATGCTGGCATCTGCTTGGCAACTGCACAATGTTTCATCTGCCTACTAA